Genomic segment of Porites lutea chromosome 13, jaPorLute2.1, whole genome shotgun sequence:
TTTCAGTTTCTCGTTTGTTCAGTTCAGTTAGACCCTTAACGAAAAGGTAGGAAATCTTAAAGacggcaatttttttttttaatatgttATTTTGCCTCACGATATTTTTAAACATTGgactttcatttattttcaaacttacccaacatttttattattactcaTAACATGCTCGGATAACATGTTCAAGTGGTGTTAACTTTTCAGTCATCTTGTAGCATTTCTGTTTATCGCACAAATGCTATTCTTTAGAAAATTGAAGCTAAGCATTATTGACCTTTAAATTAGTTGCACCTATGAAGGGTCTAGGGTATGAAGGATATGAAGATAATACAGATTTTCACTTTAAGATAAATAATGTAAATATCGATTCTGGATTCAGAACGAAATTTTATCTCAGTGGGATCTGCCATCTTTCTTAATTAAATGTATCCGTATTTACTTCCGTAAAACGAGTCAGATTAATTCCAGTCACGATTTGTGCCATGTTGGCTAATGGTTTCCCGCTACGTtgctactaaaaaaaaaaaacaatggagtGTGCCGCTAAGGcaaaaactaaactaaatatCTAAACTACAGTGAGAGGTTGCAATTGATtaatttctctctctttcttttctttccttagTTTTCACTCCCTTTCCTCTAATCTTCTTTTGTCTGTCAGTCTGtcagtctgtctgtctatcCTTTTGTCTGCGTGTCTGTCTGTCTTGCTTCCTTTCTTCCttgtttctttctctcttcctctttctgtctttgtttcttctttgtttctCACTTacttacttttttcttttttctcttcttcccttttattattattattattattattattattatcattactattattattactattatcattatcattattattattattattattattatttatctatttatttttttaagttaaagtCATTTAATTCAAGCAGTCCCACTCTCCCACTACCAGGGCATTCTCAAGAAGATATCGGTTGTGAGGAATTCACTTCACTTGCGCCAAGATTGCACATTGTCTCTTTTGCCCACTTTATATGCATACCGCTGCTATCTCATAACAGCCCGCTTTTTCTAAGTTCAATCAATGAAGGGTGTTTAGGGTACTAAAAGACTGACATACACTTCCTCAACACCAGCTCATTGATTCTATTTCCACAGAAGCGCAATGAACATCACAAGAACCACCTCTACCAACACCAATACTACAGCAACCGCATCAATGGCAGTTATTACGACTTCCCTCTTGATAGTCATCATCGGATTGGTCGGAAATGGATTAATCGTGTACGCGTATATCCGTTTTCGCCAGCTACAAACAATAACGAACTACTTTATTTTCAATCTCGCAGTGACAGATCTGCTATTGGTTGCGGGCCTAGCCTCATGGGTTATGATAGATCTTTATCCAAGTGATAGACTTCTCGAGATCGTGGTGGTTAACATTGATGTGTTGTGCTGCTCGGCCTCGATGCTTAGCCTGACTGCTGCAAGCGTTGATAGGTACCTTGCGGTGACTCGCCCTCTTAGATACGAACAGCTGATCACGAGATCACGTGCTCGAAAAGCAACTCTTTTTATATGGGTATACTCCTTGATTATGTTCGGACTTAGTGTGGCCCGCTACCTTATGTATAAAAGAGTCTTTGACACAGTTTTTATGACAACTTTGACTATCATGAGCTTCGGAATCCCCGCGTTAGCGATGATCTTCGCCCATCTGAGTATCTGCAGATGTGCTTGGAATGCTAAGAAAAGGTCACGTGACATCCACGGCTTGTCGCGAAGACGGAGTAAAGATATCGCCAAAGGAATCAAACTTTCGTTTAAtaccctagtcatcttagttcCTATAGTAATGGCCTGGGGTGTGTTCTACATGATAACAGTTCTGGAAGCTCACTGTCCAACGTGTTTTATCTTTCCTCAGGCATTTAGCGTGACAGTTGGACTATTACCCCATGCTGTAGCGGCCATTGACCCAATAGTTTACATCCTTGTCACCAGAGACTTACGTCGAAGACTCTGCAAGTGTTTTAGTTAAATCCAAATACCGTAAACTTATACAACAACTGCGTAAGGGGTTTTAAGAGGGCTCatattcgggggggggggggggggaggggggctcaTAACTGGAAtaaaaaggaaaggggaagacggcaaaaagtaaatactctaggacttaattaattaataccTTATTTGCCATATACGGTTAGGaattttttgctgtttgtaattttagttatttgcAAATAGTTGATATACTAGTTAtcgtataagactccaaataaataaaacatgcaTGTATGTACGTAAATACTTGTATTCTGGGTAGAACGTATTTCACTGAAGAGCAATATATGTTTGTATATCTTCGGGGGGTGGCTATTAACTGGAATAAAAatgtgtttcaaaacaagctacatacCAGAGctgataaaaatactttttgaatttaatcgctgttttaagcttcaaaacgtcgtagccgggggcttatattcggggagagggaggggggcTGGCTAATAACCGgacgtattttttttgttgtttacatgtaaatggGTTATAGGCTCATTTACCTGTAActgtaaccaaaaaaaaaaacatccggTTATAATTACCCCCGGATATGAGCCTCCCTTTAGCTTTTATGGAATTGAACATGATTCGCTTTGTTACGACGTTTTGAAACTTAAAAAGCGATTAAATTCAAAAAGTgctttgatcagcactgctacgtagcttgttttgaaacgccTTTTTTGTCCGGTAATAGTCCCTCATCTCAAGTACAAACCAAAGAAAATTCATCCTGGAAGTCCGAGAAAataaacgtcaaatttcacaagattTGTGATTATacaggtaaaattctaaaaatttcatgtgtaagctgtaattttgtaaaatttgacattcattttttcGGGCTCCCAGGAGaaatttttttggtgttcagtacagatgatttattacatctttagccctcaaaaaatgtaagaaagaatgcaatatgcttcaaattattctggtacaagatttttgtccactgaaaatcaaaattactgaATGTCCTAGTGGATGCCGTCTTAATagccaaaacaacaactttgcacgtgcatcacatttttggtacatttctttgcggtTTTCGCACTACTGCGACGTAATTGcattcgcgttttatggagaacacaaacaagcaacgacgaaatgttatttctctttctgaacttcgatatggtcccttggaattcaacttcaggagggttcgtctacaattgacaaagtaagtgggtaggaataatcattttaaagactgaaagaacacaaatttgctttttaagcgaggttctcgttgccgtcgcgtcgttggtcTTAAAAGTCACTAATAAATGGGCTACAACTTAACAATAATCGCTCATGACATAAGAAATAAGACACACTAGGCACTTGGCCCGCTTGGCCCGTTCTACTTTAAACGTTAAACATTATCACTACACCCACGCAGCCAAATGACAAACTGCCCTCTCTAAAACGCTTCTTTTCGCGGGCCAAACGGCAACGTGTGGGCTGTAAATGGAATTTGCAGCCCGCAACATGATTTCATGTTAAAAAGTCTTtccttttgaaataaatttgaacGATTTGGCCTTGTGTATTGATCGGCTCGGGTGCAAATGATGTGTGGCAAATGATGCCACAAATAAACTATGCCCACCAAAAGTCATTTGCATCATCTTTCACGTGGATGCAAAAGCGAACTGTAGatgcatttttattttggcgGTGCAGTAAAAGAGTTTTTAATTAGAAAATTGCTTTCAGGAGTCTCAATAACATTTCGGACTGTAGCGGTGCAGCTGTAAAAGAATATCCAAAGTCTACTGTTTGAAATAGATTATTTGAATTAAAAGGCAGATTTTGTACATTAAAAAATGTCTAGGAATCCAGCAAATTTGAACGAAATTAGaacactaaataaataaatttatttatttatttattaatatcCGCTGATCACAATTATGAAAACATACAATGTCGTTTCTAACTTGGGGAAACTTTACGAAATTTTGTGGCATCTCCATCGAAATAAAACCCGTTTTGGCGATACGTTGGTAAAGTGTTCgtaaaatgttaattttagcCCACTTTGAATGTCAACTATAAACTCTTGCGAGTCTTAAGTTGATGTGGTCAACTTTTACAGAGGATGGGTAAGAGTGAAATAGAAAAGAGGACACAGAAAGCTAATGTGGTAAGATACAAACAAGCCTCACTCCTGAAGCATAACAGCATCTCCATGGAAATCAAAGCGAAACTCGAAGCTTATTAACTCCATTCTCACTGCCACACAGACACACTGACATGACACTGATATACCAGAGTCAAACATTGGCAATAACTAAAAGACAAAAGCTCAAAATTACCACCTGTGAAATGGGATGTTTACACAGGGCCACCAGCAAAATCAGGCAGGCCAATATATCAGAAGTGAGAAGATCAGAGATATGGATTAAGTTTGCCACCAGTAGAACATATTGACAGACAGAAAATTAAATGGTTTGGGCACCGGAAGAGAGTAAACCCAATGTAGGACATCCACGAAAAGTCCTGGATAAAATTCGTCAAAGACAGCCTGTGGTCAAACAACATCCCCCTTGATAGACCTTATGACTCTCAGCTGATCGAAAGGTTCAACTCTCCGCAGTACCCTGGTACAAACGGATTGATAAAGTAAAGTAAGGGAGGGAAAGGAAGTAAGTAGAGGTAAGTGGTATGGGAGAAGTATTTGGGAGGGTCCACTTCATCCCCTAAGGGAAGGAATGACCTTAGTTAAAGCAAGATAGAATTTTGAGTTGAGTCATGCAATGATTCAACTCATCAATGATATCCTTTAGCAATCAAACTGTATTCAAAACATTAGCTCATGTAATATTGCAGCCAACACTCAGTGGGCAGTCAACTATTAATGAAATACTGCGATCAAATTGTGAGTTGGCCGATGGCTACTTATATACTATTAGATGTCATTGACACAAGTTgattggtattttttttttattttaaaattgatTCTGCATTGTTTTCACATTGATTACTCTTTTTCcacatgttaaaaaaaaaaaatcactaatGGTACAACAGACAAATACAGGAGCATAATGCAATAGCTCCTGAtgggttaaaaacaaaaaaatagtttgtttATAATGGAGGTGAAGTTATGGTGTGAACATAGCCAGATTTTACctccaactggcaggaggcataACCAGCAGGCAAATACAAATACAACCAAGGGTGATAAATTCAACTCAGAACTTTGGAGAAACAAATCCAGCTATAGGCCAGAGCTGGACTTGAACCCCAGGACCTTTCAATGTGAACTGGACTCACTACATACTTTGTAGTTCCAATAATTAGAACTACAATTATTATAGTCCCTTGTCAATGTCAGTGGGGAGGCTCGGAGGATGGGCCCAGAACTGCTAGCACCTCAATCTAATTCCATAACCATTCTTGTTTTATTAAGAAGAGAGAAAAGGGAAATTTTATCATGGTCTCTAAAACGTAATTTATCCAA
This window contains:
- the LOC140923247 gene encoding beta-2 adrenergic receptor-like; the protein is MNITRTTSTNTNTTATASMAVITTSLLIVIIGLVGNGLIVYAYIRFRQLQTITNYFIFNLAVTDLLLVAGLASWVMIDLYPSDRLLEIVVVNIDVLCCSASMLSLTAASVDRYLAVTRPLRYEQLITRSRARKATLFIWVYSLIMFGLSVARYLMYKRVFDTVFMTTLTIMSFGIPALAMIFAHLSICRCAWNAKKRSRDIHGLSRRRSKDIAKGIKLSFNTLVILVPIVMAWGVFYMITVLEAHCPTCFIFPQAFSVTVGLLPHAVAAIDPIVYILVTRDLRRRLCKCFS